One segment of Streptomyces sp. NA02950 DNA contains the following:
- a CDS encoding 2Fe-2S iron-sulfur cluster-binding protein: MSLSHHSPSSDITLRINGTAHPLTIDNRTTLLDVLRERLGLTGTKKGCDHGQCGACTVLIDGERVNSCLMFAVAAEGREIVSIEGVAELDGGTGLHPVQRAFLDHDGLQCGYCTPGQICSAIGALDEARRGWPSHVTEDTAAGVADVTELDAQEVRERMSGNLCRCGAYNGIVEAVLEAAGAPGTDTATTSTAGGAR, encoded by the coding sequence ATGAGCCTCTCACATCACTCACCGAGCAGTGACATCACTTTGCGGATCAATGGCACGGCCCACCCTCTGACCATCGACAACCGGACGACGCTGCTCGATGTACTGCGCGAGCGGCTCGGTCTGACGGGCACGAAGAAGGGCTGTGACCACGGCCAGTGCGGTGCCTGCACCGTGCTGATCGACGGCGAACGGGTGAACAGCTGCCTGATGTTCGCGGTGGCCGCCGAGGGGCGGGAGATCGTGTCGATCGAAGGCGTGGCGGAGCTGGACGGCGGCACCGGACTCCACCCCGTGCAGAGGGCCTTCCTCGACCACGACGGGCTCCAGTGCGGCTACTGCACCCCGGGTCAGATCTGCTCGGCCATCGGCGCCCTCGACGAGGCCCGGCGCGGCTGGCCGAGCCATGTCACCGAGGACACCGCGGCGGGCGTGGCCGACGTGACGGAGCTGGACGCGCAGGAGGTGCGCGAGCGGATGAGCGGCAATCTGTGCCGCTGCGGCGCGTACAACGGAATCGTGGAAGCCGTCCTGGAGGCCGCGGGCGCACCCGGCACCGACACCGCCACCACGAGCACGGCCGGGGGCGCGCGATGA
- a CDS encoding glycosyltransferase — translation MPAPRNGTPGQSGHVLAVGTPGPRLDQLTHTLRSTGHEVSHAVPGDVDRQVRQSPPDAIVALDDTRHGLDLIREVRAAPAGRALPLVMVTTTPGPDDVADLLRGGADDCVSDSSDPVELSARIEAKLRRVPVPVENLLLDPRTGLYSQRHFLGELDRELRRVETSRTGGVVAMVAVAEMTALEARLGSRVRREVAERLAGVAEKLDEFCDRLGWDDDGRLLILMPGVDEDTARDRLQKFANAVAGTRFVVADENVRLTPAIGWIPLAGASDHGLAVQWARDAVNEAMRHRDLRPVKYAAWMRGAPRDRRALAQAVRGLLSALSPLLVLVLGVGIPFVFYQQMYQLGWDVGSAAYWVVVSGLVLSAGMIVLECLFSLDATPRPEHPAQPYPPASAVIAAYLPNEAATIVDTVESFLRLEYPSELEIVLAYNTPHPMPIEDTLREMARRDPRLVLLPVAGSTSKAQNINAAVTRVRGEVVGIFDADHHPAPDAFQHAWHWLSGGYDVVQGHCVVRNGDSSWVSKLVGVEFEGIYAVSHPGRTRLYTFGVFGGSNGFWRTDLLARTRMHGTMLTEDIDSTMRALHEGARIATDRTLVSRELAPTTLKALWNQRSRWAQGWLQVSLKYLRRALRSKAFTVRQKAGLVVLLGWREIQPWLTLQILPVLLYSAWRAGGVDQLDWTVPICLLATLLTLSAGVVQALFAWRLAVPELRRRKAWFWRYLLVSTLFYSHFKNIVARQALLKEVLRDRQWRVTPRPAEGKAVARS, via the coding sequence GTGCCTGCCCCCCGTAACGGCACACCGGGCCAGAGCGGTCACGTGCTGGCGGTCGGTACCCCCGGACCGCGGCTCGACCAGCTGACCCACACCCTGCGGTCGACCGGGCACGAGGTGAGCCACGCGGTGCCCGGCGACGTCGACCGCCAGGTGCGGCAATCGCCACCGGACGCCATCGTCGCCCTCGATGACACCCGGCACGGTCTGGATCTGATACGCGAGGTCCGCGCCGCCCCCGCCGGCCGGGCCCTTCCCCTGGTGATGGTCACCACCACCCCCGGTCCGGACGATGTGGCGGACCTGCTGCGCGGGGGCGCCGACGACTGCGTATCCGACAGCTCCGACCCCGTGGAACTGTCCGCCCGGATCGAGGCCAAGCTGCGCCGTGTTCCGGTGCCGGTCGAGAACCTGCTGCTGGACCCGCGCACCGGGCTGTACTCCCAGCGCCACTTCCTCGGCGAACTCGACCGGGAGCTGCGGCGGGTGGAGACCAGCCGCACCGGTGGTGTGGTGGCCATGGTGGCCGTGGCCGAGATGACGGCCCTCGAAGCCCGGCTGGGCTCGCGGGTACGCCGGGAGGTGGCCGAGCGGCTGGCTGGAGTGGCCGAGAAGCTGGACGAGTTCTGCGACCGGCTCGGCTGGGACGACGACGGCCGTCTGCTGATCCTCATGCCCGGTGTCGACGAGGACACCGCACGCGACAGGCTCCAGAAGTTCGCCAACGCGGTGGCCGGTACCCGGTTTGTCGTGGCCGACGAGAACGTCCGGCTGACCCCCGCGATCGGCTGGATCCCGCTGGCCGGCGCTTCCGACCACGGGCTGGCCGTGCAGTGGGCCCGGGACGCGGTCAACGAGGCGATGCGCCACCGCGATCTGCGGCCGGTCAAATACGCGGCGTGGATGCGCGGCGCCCCCCGTGACCGCCGCGCCCTCGCCCAGGCCGTCCGAGGACTGCTCTCCGCGCTGTCGCCGTTACTGGTGCTGGTGCTCGGTGTCGGCATTCCGTTCGTGTTCTACCAGCAGATGTACCAGCTGGGCTGGGACGTCGGCTCGGCGGCGTACTGGGTGGTGGTGTCCGGCCTGGTGCTCTCCGCCGGGATGATCGTGCTGGAGTGCCTCTTCTCACTCGACGCCACTCCCCGCCCCGAGCACCCCGCACAGCCGTATCCACCGGCCAGCGCGGTCATCGCGGCCTATCTGCCGAACGAGGCGGCCACCATCGTGGACACCGTCGAGTCGTTCCTGCGCCTGGAGTACCCCAGCGAGCTGGAGATCGTGCTCGCGTACAACACCCCGCACCCGATGCCCATCGAGGACACCCTGCGGGAGATGGCCCGCCGCGACCCCCGGCTGGTGCTGCTGCCGGTGGCGGGCAGCACCTCCAAGGCCCAGAACATCAACGCCGCGGTCACCCGGGTGCGCGGTGAGGTGGTCGGCATCTTCGACGCCGACCACCACCCGGCCCCCGACGCCTTCCAGCACGCGTGGCACTGGCTCTCAGGCGGCTATGACGTCGTCCAGGGCCACTGTGTGGTCCGCAACGGTGACAGCTCATGGGTGTCGAAGCTGGTGGGCGTGGAGTTCGAGGGGATCTACGCCGTCAGCCACCCCGGCCGCACCCGGCTCTACACCTTCGGTGTGTTCGGCGGTTCGAACGGGTTCTGGCGCACCGATCTGCTCGCCCGTACCCGGATGCACGGCACGATGCTCACCGAGGACATCGACTCCACCATGCGCGCGCTGCACGAGGGCGCCCGGATCGCCACCGATCGCACCCTCGTCTCCCGTGAGCTGGCGCCCACCACCCTCAAGGCGCTGTGGAACCAGCGCTCCCGCTGGGCCCAGGGCTGGCTCCAGGTGTCGCTGAAGTATCTGCGCCGGGCGCTGCGCTCCAAGGCGTTCACCGTCCGTCAGAAGGCCGGGCTGGTGGTGCTGCTGGGGTGGCGTGAGATCCAGCCCTGGCTGACCCTCCAGATCCTGCCCGTGCTGCTGTACTCGGCGTGGCGCGCGGGCGGTGTGGACCAGCTCGACTGGACAGTGCCGATCTGCCTGCTGGCCACGTTGCTCACGCTGTCCGCCGGAGTGGTGCAGGCGCTGTTCGCATGGCGGCTGGCCGTCCCCGAACTCCGCCGCCGCAAGGCGTGGTTCTGGCGGTACCTGCTGGTGTCCACCCTCTTCTACAGCCACTTCAAGAACATCGTGGCCCGGCAGGCGCTGCTGAAGGAGGTGCTGCGGGACCGTCAGTGGCGGGTCACCCCGCGACCCGCTGAGGGCAAGGCGGTGGCCCGCTCGTGA
- a CDS encoding extensin codes for MGRHSRPTPAQQARATTLKAAAALGVAGTIAFGLHSSTGGDRSVEARSDVNSQQKQSPDVDPTEDNTPTGSHVTPSASTEPKPVADTPDTPNTPDTSDTASGSGTRNEGGGRHAKPGTPSADSPEVSPSQTPLRAAQRGDQVPTESTEPSQAPSDDPTGPSDGPSEQPQSPQPTGEHGKGVVGEVVDGVGDTLDGVVGGIGGALGG; via the coding sequence ATGGGCCGACACAGCCGACCGACTCCTGCGCAGCAGGCGCGCGCCACCACGCTCAAGGCGGCCGCCGCCCTCGGTGTGGCGGGCACCATAGCCTTCGGCCTCCACTCCTCGACCGGCGGTGACCGGTCCGTCGAGGCGCGCTCCGATGTGAACTCGCAGCAGAAGCAGTCCCCGGACGTCGATCCGACCGAGGACAACACACCCACCGGAAGCCACGTCACCCCGTCCGCCTCCACGGAGCCCAAGCCGGTGGCGGACACCCCGGACACCCCGAACACGCCGGACACCTCGGACACCGCGTCCGGTAGCGGTACGCGGAACGAGGGTGGCGGACGCCACGCCAAGCCCGGCACCCCGTCCGCGGACTCCCCGGAGGTCAGTCCTTCGCAGACCCCCCTGCGGGCGGCCCAGCGGGGCGACCAGGTGCCCACCGAGTCCACCGAACCGAGCCAGGCCCCCAGCGACGACCCGACCGGCCCCTCGGACGGACCGAGTGAGCAGCCGCAGTCGCCGCAGCCCACGGGCGAGCACGGCAAGGGTGTCGTGGGCGAAGTGGTGGACGGCGTCGGCGACACCCTCGACGGTGTGGTCGGCGGTATCGGCGGTGCGCTCGGCGGCTGA
- a CDS encoding TetR/AcrR family transcriptional regulator — protein MAATGKGRDTYHHGDLAAALVQATLEIVDEVGVRGFSVAEAARRTRVSPAAPYRHFTDRDALLAAAALEVSRRLRAIHEEAVATVGTPQERLATVAGSYVRAAARYRSAFDILNVPGLRATRPELRDATREFVDLLLPSAFEVLPPGRGPETAVALLDALHALGRGYVTLLLDGKFGDPGEVAEAIATRATRAARALVAGYSGTDGPPVDDAPAC, from the coding sequence ATGGCAGCCACCGGGAAGGGACGCGACACCTACCACCACGGCGATCTGGCCGCCGCGCTGGTGCAGGCGACCCTGGAGATCGTCGACGAGGTCGGGGTGCGTGGCTTCTCCGTCGCGGAGGCCGCGCGCCGCACCCGGGTGAGCCCGGCGGCGCCGTACCGTCACTTCACCGACCGTGACGCCCTGCTCGCGGCCGCCGCCCTGGAGGTCTCGCGGCGGCTGCGGGCGATCCACGAGGAGGCCGTCGCCACCGTCGGCACCCCGCAGGAGCGACTGGCCACGGTGGCGGGCAGCTATGTGCGCGCGGCTGCCCGCTACCGCAGCGCGTTCGACATCCTCAACGTTCCCGGACTGCGCGCCACCCGCCCCGAACTGCGAGACGCCACCCGGGAGTTCGTCGATCTGCTGCTGCCGAGCGCCTTCGAGGTGCTGCCGCCCGGCCGGGGGCCGGAGACCGCGGTGGCGCTGCTGGACGCGCTGCACGCACTGGGCCGGGGTTATGTGACCCTGCTGCTCGACGGCAAGTTCGGCGATCCCGGCGAAGTGGCGGAGGCCATCGCCACCCGTGCCACCCGGGCGGCGCGGGCCCTGGTGGCGGGGTACAGCGGAACGGACGGACCGCCGGTCGACGATGCCCCGGCGTGCTGA
- a CDS encoding acyltransferase: MSTVSTASVRPAPSATSKRPDKPARDRNGEIQGFRGLAALSTVVFHVWQQYFTYDRDGSHPPVANRYANALVSLEVIDFFFVLSAYLLTLSYAKAAIDGASTRPARSFLFRRAVRIVPLYFLAVAFIWAMRNPTLPGEWTDLVRHLTFTQVFDKEQIFYTIGPTWSLSLEIMFYFALVALGPLAARATRPLNRRSARVAVCAAGCALLYIGPFAWIAVARYGFHVPHTEWPVYFGPQARFGGFAAGMGLAVAAVALGDRGKRGPRVAITLRLAAVAGLYTLSLTGEKAEDPATTFYHPLSALLWTVLLFSTVHVRRHARWSAWLTTRWLTTVGMASYSLFVWHEPIMLALYRGGLLPPSGRTGFPLAVVVVLAVAVPVALVSYWAIEYPASLLARLKDSRGRPREFYPEVAARS; the protein is encoded by the coding sequence GTGAGCACGGTGTCCACGGCGTCGGTCCGCCCCGCCCCGTCCGCCACGTCGAAGCGGCCGGACAAGCCCGCCCGTGACCGCAACGGAGAGATCCAGGGGTTCCGCGGGCTGGCCGCACTCTCCACGGTCGTCTTCCACGTCTGGCAGCAGTACTTCACCTACGACCGGGACGGTTCGCACCCGCCGGTGGCCAACCGGTACGCGAACGCGCTGGTCTCGCTGGAGGTGATCGACTTCTTCTTCGTGTTGTCCGCGTACCTGCTGACGCTGTCGTACGCGAAGGCGGCGATCGACGGGGCGTCGACACGTCCCGCCCGTAGCTTCCTCTTCCGGCGGGCGGTGCGGATCGTGCCGCTGTACTTCCTGGCGGTCGCGTTCATCTGGGCGATGCGCAATCCGACGCTGCCCGGCGAGTGGACGGACCTGGTCCGCCACCTCACCTTCACCCAGGTGTTCGACAAGGAACAGATCTTCTACACCATCGGCCCCACCTGGTCGTTGTCGCTGGAGATCATGTTCTACTTCGCGCTGGTGGCGCTCGGCCCCCTGGCCGCCCGTGCCACCCGGCCGCTGAACCGGAGGTCGGCGCGGGTGGCGGTGTGCGCCGCGGGGTGCGCGCTGCTGTACATCGGTCCGTTCGCCTGGATCGCGGTGGCCCGCTACGGGTTCCATGTGCCGCACACCGAGTGGCCGGTGTACTTCGGGCCGCAGGCCCGCTTCGGCGGGTTCGCGGCGGGCATGGGGCTCGCGGTGGCGGCCGTCGCGCTCGGCGACCGCGGAAAGCGCGGCCCGCGGGTGGCGATCACACTGCGGCTGGCCGCGGTGGCGGGTCTGTACACCCTGTCGCTGACCGGTGAGAAGGCGGAGGATCCCGCCACCACCTTCTATCACCCGCTGTCCGCCCTGCTGTGGACCGTGCTGCTGTTCAGCACCGTTCACGTACGGCGCCACGCGCGGTGGAGCGCGTGGCTGACCACCCGCTGGCTCACCACGGTGGGAATGGCCAGTTACAGCCTCTTCGTCTGGCATGAGCCGATCATGCTGGCACTCTACCGGGGCGGACTGCTGCCTCCGTCGGGCCGGACGGGCTTCCCCCTCGCCGTGGTGGTGGTGCTCGCGGTGGCCGTCCCCGTGGCGCTGGTGAGCTACTGGGCCATCGAGTATCCGGCGAGTCTGCTGGCGCGGCTGAAGGATTCCCGCGGCCGTCCACGGGAGTTCTATCCGGAAGTGGCCGCCCGGTCGTGA
- a CDS encoding XdhC/CoxI family protein, with protein sequence MRDVVAQMHRWWREGEPFARATVVATWRSSPLPPGTSMLVGPDGSAVGSVSGGCVEAAVYELAQEVTAGGTPVLQRYGVSDDDAFAVGLTCGGIMDVFVERVDPDAFPEFGEVAEAVAAGEPVAEVTCVAVTGPDPDGRLGRRLVVRPDGTSGSLGSARLDAAVTEDTRGLLAGGRTGTLAYGYDGTRTDEELSLFVAVHAAPPRMLVFGAVDFAAAMARMGVYLGYHVTVCDARPVFATERRFPEAHEVVTDWPHRYLRAEAEAGRVDERTVVCVLTHDPKFDVPLLEEALRLPLAYVGAMGSRRTHDDRLRRLRATGLGEDRLARLASPIGLDLGSRTPEETAVSIAAEIIADRWGGSGTRLTSLSGRIHGDRPMSSAAGG encoded by the coding sequence ATGCGAGATGTCGTAGCTCAGATGCACCGGTGGTGGCGTGAGGGCGAGCCCTTCGCCCGTGCCACGGTGGTCGCGACCTGGCGCTCCTCGCCGCTGCCGCCCGGTACGAGCATGCTGGTCGGACCCGATGGCTCCGCGGTGGGCAGTGTCTCCGGCGGCTGTGTCGAGGCGGCCGTCTACGAACTGGCCCAGGAGGTGACCGCCGGAGGCACCCCGGTGCTCCAGCGCTACGGGGTCAGCGATGACGACGCCTTCGCGGTCGGGCTGACCTGCGGCGGCATCATGGATGTCTTCGTGGAACGTGTCGACCCCGATGCTTTCCCGGAGTTCGGGGAAGTGGCCGAGGCGGTGGCCGCCGGGGAGCCGGTGGCAGAGGTGACCTGTGTGGCCGTCACCGGCCCCGATCCGGACGGGCGGCTGGGACGGCGGCTGGTGGTCCGGCCCGACGGCACCTCCGGCTCACTGGGCTCGGCACGGCTGGACGCGGCCGTCACCGAGGACACGCGCGGACTGCTGGCGGGCGGCCGCACCGGCACCCTGGCCTACGGCTACGACGGCACCCGCACCGACGAGGAGCTGAGCCTGTTCGTGGCGGTCCACGCCGCGCCGCCCCGGATGCTGGTCTTCGGCGCCGTGGACTTCGCGGCCGCGATGGCCCGGATGGGCGTCTACCTCGGCTACCACGTCACGGTCTGCGACGCCCGGCCGGTGTTCGCCACCGAGCGCCGCTTCCCCGAGGCACACGAGGTGGTGACCGACTGGCCGCACCGCTATCTGCGCGCCGAGGCGGAGGCGGGCCGGGTGGACGAGCGCACCGTGGTCTGTGTCCTCACCCACGACCCCAAGTTCGATGTGCCCCTGCTGGAGGAGGCGCTGCGGCTCCCGCTGGCGTACGTCGGCGCCATGGGCTCCCGCCGCACCCACGACGACCGGCTGCGGCGGCTGCGCGCCACCGGGCTCGGCGAGGACCGGCTGGCCCGGCTCGCCTCACCGATCGGCCTGGACCTGGGCTCCCGGACCCCCGAGGAGACCGCGGTCAGCATCGCCGCCGAGATCATCGCCGACCGCTGGGGCGGCAGCGGCACCCGTCTCACCTCGCTCAGCGGCCGGATCCACGGCGACCGTCCGATGTCCTCGGCGGCCGGAGGCTGA
- a CDS encoding xanthine dehydrogenase family protein subunit M, with amino-acid sequence MKEFAYARAGDAQEAAALIAQRPDATYLGGGTNLVDLMKLGVTDPGLLVDVSRLPYDRIEHRDDGSVLIGATVRNGDLAGDPGIRTRFPLLSQSLLSGASGQLRTVATVGGNLLQRTRCVYFQDVTKPCNKREPGTGCPAVQGAHRDLAVLGTSDHCVASHPSDMAVALVALDAVAHLRSVDGATRTVPVAELYLLPGDTPERETVLEHGDLITAVELPAPPPGAAMRYRKVRDRWSYAFALVSVATSVSVADDGSLTDVRIALGGVAPRPWRASVAEERLRGRRPDEETLREAARAELAAARPLPDNAFKVDLTVDLIVAGIRDLIARKDRA; translated from the coding sequence ATGAAGGAGTTCGCGTACGCCCGCGCGGGCGACGCCCAGGAGGCGGCCGCGCTGATCGCGCAGCGGCCCGACGCCACCTATCTCGGCGGCGGCACCAATCTGGTGGACCTGATGAAGCTGGGGGTCACCGACCCGGGACTGCTGGTGGACGTGTCCCGGCTGCCGTACGACCGGATCGAGCACCGCGACGACGGCTCGGTGCTGATCGGCGCCACGGTGCGCAACGGCGATCTGGCGGGCGACCCGGGGATCCGGACTCGCTTCCCGCTGCTGTCCCAGTCCCTGCTGTCGGGCGCCTCCGGGCAGCTGCGCACCGTCGCCACGGTGGGCGGCAATCTGCTCCAGCGCACCCGCTGCGTCTACTTCCAGGACGTGACCAAGCCGTGCAACAAGCGTGAGCCGGGGACGGGGTGTCCGGCGGTTCAGGGCGCCCACCGCGATCTGGCCGTGCTGGGCACCTCCGACCACTGTGTGGCCTCCCATCCGTCCGACATGGCGGTGGCGCTGGTGGCGCTGGACGCGGTGGCCCATCTGCGGTCGGTGGACGGTGCCACCCGCACCGTGCCGGTGGCCGAGCTGTACCTGCTGCCCGGTGACACCCCGGAGCGGGAGACCGTCCTGGAGCACGGCGATCTGATCACCGCCGTCGAACTGCCCGCGCCGCCGCCCGGCGCTGCGATGCGCTACCGCAAGGTCCGGGACCGCTGGTCGTACGCCTTCGCCCTGGTCAGCGTGGCCACGTCGGTGTCGGTCGCCGACGACGGCTCACTCACGGATGTCCGGATCGCGCTCGGCGGAGTGGCGCCGCGGCCATGGCGCGCGAGCGTCGCCGAGGAGCGGCTGCGGGGACGGCGGCCGGACGAGGAGACGCTGCGCGAGGCGGCGCGGGCCGAACTGGCCGCCGCGCGCCCGCTCCCCGACAACGCCTTCAAGGTCGATCTGACCGTGGATCTCATCGTCGCGGGCATCCGCGACCTCATCGCGAGGAAGGACCGCGCATGA
- a CDS encoding lysozyme has protein sequence MSLKSGKGAHRAPSPLRSPYALGGLGIAVTAAVLATLMPAMASTESPGGGPGSGSSSPPPLAHPEGDWMGSTIADHEATDPDATPKATLAAGVEGVDVSNHQGRVDWAALWNSDVRFAYVKATESTGYKNPSFSAQYNGAAEQGMIRGAYHFALPNRSGGAAQADYFVDNGGGWTDDGITLPPVLDMEYNPYGTACYGLTQAQMVDWIKDFSRKVATRTGRAPVIYTTTSWWTSCTGNSPDLADNPLWLARYAGTPGPLPAGWPSHTLWQYTATGPVVGDHDRFNGDLAALKALATG, from the coding sequence ATGTCCTTAAAATCCGGTAAGGGCGCGCATCGGGCCCCTTCCCCGCTGCGTTCGCCCTACGCCCTCGGCGGACTGGGAATCGCGGTCACCGCCGCCGTCCTCGCCACCCTGATGCCCGCCATGGCCTCGACGGAGTCCCCCGGCGGCGGACCCGGTTCCGGAAGCTCATCGCCCCCGCCACTCGCGCATCCCGAGGGGGACTGGATGGGCTCGACCATCGCCGACCACGAGGCCACCGACCCCGACGCCACCCCCAAGGCCACGCTCGCGGCCGGTGTGGAGGGTGTGGACGTCAGCAACCACCAGGGAAGGGTCGACTGGGCCGCCCTCTGGAACTCGGATGTCCGGTTCGCCTACGTCAAGGCCACCGAAAGCACCGGCTACAAGAACCCCTCGTTCTCCGCGCAGTACAACGGTGCCGCCGAACAAGGCATGATCCGCGGCGCGTATCACTTCGCACTGCCCAACCGGTCCGGTGGCGCGGCCCAGGCGGACTACTTCGTGGACAACGGAGGCGGCTGGACGGACGACGGCATCACCCTGCCCCCCGTCCTGGACATGGAGTACAACCCGTACGGAACGGCCTGTTACGGCCTGACCCAGGCCCAGATGGTCGACTGGATCAAGGACTTCAGCCGGAAGGTCGCAACGCGGACCGGCCGCGCTCCGGTGATCTACACCACCACCAGCTGGTGGACGAGCTGCACCGGCAACAGCCCGGATCTGGCGGACAATCCGCTGTGGCTGGCACGTTACGCCGGCACTCCCGGACCGCTGCCGGCCGGCTGGCCGTCCCACACCCTCTGGCAGTACACCGCGACCGGGCCGGTGGTGGGCGACCACGACCGGTTCAACGGCGATCTGGCCGCCCTCAAGGCCCTCGCCACGGGGTAG
- a CDS encoding xanthine dehydrogenase family protein molybdopterin-binding subunit: protein MTTIERTVGAPMTRVDGLDKVTGAARYAYEFPTRDVGYVWPVQATVARGRVTGVDAAPALSRPGVLAVLDSANAPRLNAEAEVGADLFVLQSPEVAYHGQIVAAVVATSLEAAREGAAAVRVSYEQQPHDVVLRADDEAAEIPETVTDGTPGFVERGDTDAAWAASPVRVDHVYTTPVEHVSPMEPHSTIALWDEDRLTLYNSDQGPFMSAQLLTGLFGLEDGAVEVVAEYIGGGFGSKGIPRSPAVLAALAARAVDRPVKIALTRQQMFALIPYRAPTIQRVRLGAERDGRLTVIEHESVQQRARLVPFADQTVTSSRMMYAAPSARTTVKVAPLDVMTPAWFRAPGHTPGMFALESAMDELAEELGMDPIELRIRNEPELDPDTGKPFSSRNLVECLRQGAARFGWERRDPAPGVRCEGRWLVGTGVAASHHPDYTFPSSALARAEPDGTFLVRIGAADLGTGARTAMTQVAADALGIAPSRLRLEIGRASLGMAPFAGGSLGTASWGWAVDKACRALLKELDAYGGVVPDGGLEVREDTTEDLGNRPEMSRHTFGAQFAQVRVDRDTGEIRVDRMLGMFAAGRIINPQTARSQFLGAMTMGLSMALLEIGEVDPVFGDFANHDFAGYHIAAHADVPELEVAWLEERDNSPNPVGGKGIGELGIVGSAAAIANAFHHATGQRVRDLPIRLERSREALRTARAEDGKRRPEGGGPESRVG, encoded by the coding sequence ATGACCACCATCGAGCGGACGGTCGGCGCCCCGATGACCCGGGTCGACGGCCTGGACAAGGTGACCGGGGCCGCGCGCTACGCCTATGAGTTCCCCACCCGGGACGTCGGCTATGTGTGGCCGGTGCAGGCCACCGTCGCCCGCGGCCGGGTGACCGGGGTGGACGCCGCTCCGGCGCTGTCCCGGCCGGGTGTGCTGGCGGTGCTGGACTCCGCGAACGCCCCGCGGCTGAACGCGGAGGCCGAGGTGGGCGCGGACCTGTTCGTGCTCCAGTCCCCCGAGGTGGCGTACCACGGCCAGATCGTGGCCGCGGTGGTGGCCACCTCGCTGGAGGCGGCGCGCGAGGGCGCCGCGGCGGTGCGGGTGAGCTATGAGCAGCAGCCGCACGATGTGGTGCTGCGCGCCGACGACGAGGCCGCCGAGATCCCCGAGACGGTGACCGACGGCACCCCGGGCTTCGTGGAGCGCGGCGACACCGACGCCGCGTGGGCCGCCTCCCCGGTCCGCGTCGACCACGTCTACACCACACCGGTGGAGCATGTGAGCCCGATGGAGCCGCACTCCACGATCGCGTTGTGGGACGAGGACCGGCTGACCCTGTACAACTCCGACCAGGGCCCGTTCATGAGCGCCCAGTTGCTGACCGGGCTCTTCGGGCTCGAGGACGGCGCGGTGGAGGTCGTGGCCGAGTACATCGGCGGCGGTTTCGGGTCGAAGGGAATTCCGCGCTCCCCCGCGGTCCTGGCCGCGCTGGCGGCGCGGGCCGTGGACCGGCCGGTGAAGATCGCGCTGACCAGGCAGCAGATGTTCGCGCTCATCCCCTACCGGGCGCCCACGATCCAGCGGGTGCGGCTCGGCGCCGAGCGGGACGGCCGGCTGACGGTGATCGAGCACGAGTCGGTGCAGCAGCGGGCGCGGCTGGTGCCGTTCGCCGACCAGACGGTGACCTCGTCGCGGATGATGTACGCCGCGCCCAGCGCCCGGACGACGGTGAAGGTGGCGCCGCTGGATGTGATGACACCGGCCTGGTTCCGCGCCCCCGGCCACACCCCGGGCATGTTCGCGCTGGAGTCGGCCATGGACGAACTGGCCGAAGAGCTGGGCATGGACCCGATCGAGCTGCGGATCCGCAATGAGCCGGAGCTCGACCCGGACACCGGCAAGCCGTTCAGCAGCCGCAACCTGGTGGAGTGTCTGCGCCAGGGAGCCGCCCGGTTCGGCTGGGAGCGGCGCGATCCGGCGCCGGGGGTCCGGTGTGAGGGGCGCTGGCTGGTGGGCACCGGGGTGGCCGCCTCGCACCACCCCGACTACACCTTCCCCTCCTCCGCGCTCGCGCGTGCCGAGCCGGACGGGACATTCCTGGTCCGGATCGGCGCGGCCGACCTCGGCACCGGCGCCCGTACGGCGATGACGCAGGTCGCGGCGGACGCGCTGGGCATTGCGCCGTCGCGGCTGCGGCTGGAGATCGGCCGTGCGTCCCTGGGCATGGCCCCGTTCGCCGGTGGCTCACTGGGCACCGCGTCCTGGGGCTGGGCGGTGGACAAGGCGTGCCGGGCGCTGCTGAAGGAGCTGGACGCCTACGGTGGTGTGGTCCCGGACGGGGGTCTGGAGGTGCGGGAGGACACCACCGAGGACCTGGGCAACCGGCCGGAGATGTCCCGGCACACCTTCGGCGCCCAGTTCGCCCAGGTGCGGGTGGACCGTGACACCGGTGAGATCCGGGTGGACCGGATGCTGGGGATGTTCGCGGCCGGACGCATCATCAATCCGCAGACGGCGCGCTCGCAGTTCCTGGGCGCCATGACGATGGGTCTGTCGATGGCCCTGCTGGAGATCGGGGAGGTCGATCCGGTCTTCGGCGACTTCGCCAACCACGACTTCGCGGGCTATCACATCGCCGCTCACGCCGATGTGCCCGAGCTGGAGGTGGCGTGGCTGGAGGAGCGGGACAACAGCCCCAATCCGGTCGGTGGCAAGGGCATCGGCGAGCTGGGCATCGTGGGCTCGGCGGCGGCGATCGCCAACGCCTTCCACCATGCGACGGGGCAGCGGGTGCGCGATCTGCCGATCCGTCTGGAGCGCTCGCGCGAGGCCCTGCGGACGGCCCGGGCCGAGGACGGAAAGCGCAGGCCGGAGGGGGGCGGACCGGAGAGCCGGGTCGGATAG